A DNA window from Comamonas fluminis contains the following coding sequences:
- a CDS encoding (2Fe-2S)-binding protein, with protein sequence MTMNLKINGQPRTADAAQETPLLWVLRDELGMCGTKFGCGMALCGACTVHMDGQPIRSCTTPISALEGKAITTIEGMENDRVGKAVQAAWVELGVAQCGYCQAGQIMTAVGLLKTTPKPSDKQIDEAMSGNICRCGTYPRIHAAVKLASQRLQGAK encoded by the coding sequence ATGACGATGAATCTGAAGATCAACGGCCAGCCAAGAACGGCCGATGCGGCGCAGGAAACGCCTTTGCTATGGGTGTTGCGCGATGAACTCGGCATGTGCGGCACCAAGTTTGGTTGCGGCATGGCTTTGTGCGGTGCCTGCACCGTGCATATGGATGGCCAGCCCATTCGCTCCTGCACCACGCCCATATCGGCCCTGGAGGGCAAGGCCATCACCACCATTGAAGGCATGGAAAACGACCGCGTAGGCAAGGCCGTGCAGGCTGCCTGGGTGGAACTGGGCGTGGCCCAGTGCGGCTACTGTCAGGCCGGGCAGATCATGACGGCGGTGGGCTTGCTCAAGACTACGCCCAAGCCATCGGACAAGCAGATTGACGAAGCCATGAGCGGCAATATCTGCCGCTGCGGCACCTATCCGCGCATTCATGCGGCGGTGAAGCTGGCATCCCAGCGTTTGCAAGGAGCCAAGTGA